The following proteins are encoded in a genomic region of Cellulomonas sp. ES6:
- a CDS encoding glycoside hydrolase family 3 C-terminal domain-containing protein, producing the protein MSDAPALFDIDRVLSELTLEEKAALTSGSDFWHTEGVPRLGVPPVMVTDGPHGLRKQAESADHLGLGSSVPATCFPPATALASTWDVDLIGRVGRALGVETRANAVGVLLGPGVNIKRSPLCGRNFEYFSEDPVLAGDLAAALVEGVQSQGVGTSLKHFAANNQETDRMRVSADVDERTLREIYLPAFERVVTRTQPWTVMCSYNRVNGTYASQNPWLLTDLLRGEWGFEGLVVSDWGAVVDRVAAVAAGLDLEMPATGGRTDALVVEAVRDGRLDEAVLDVAVRRVLTMVARAQAALADPGTVDVDAHHALAREAAADGSVLLKNDPVDGTPVLPLSREDAAAAVVIGEFARTPRYQGAGSSQVNPTRLDDALTALRAAVGTQLPFAPGFAVAGAPGSQDADDAALLAEAVEAARGAGTVLLFLGLPAPDESEGYDRTHLGLPANQLAVLRAVAAVNPRVVVVLANGSAVTVEWQDDAAAVLETWLGGQAGGSAVADLLLGVRNPSGRLAETVPHRLEDTPAFGSFPGEAGHVRYGEGVLVGYRWYDTRLLDVAYPFGHGLSYTTFAYSGVRAEVSGEGAASSVEVTVTVTNTGAVAGAETVQVYVGDPDAAVVRPTRELKAFAKVALEPGESRTVAVTLGARDLSYWHPGLRRWVVGGGRTVVEVGASSRDVRGTAEVTVTGEPLWSEVTADSTVNEWLAHPVGARLLGPELTSATADLDPGMLAMIGDMPVRVVVGFGMAGFDLARLDALVAEARAA; encoded by the coding sequence GTGTCCGACGCGCCCGCGCTGTTCGACATCGACCGCGTCCTGTCCGAGCTCACCCTCGAGGAGAAGGCCGCCCTGACATCGGGCTCCGACTTCTGGCACACCGAGGGCGTCCCGCGCCTGGGCGTCCCGCCGGTGATGGTCACCGACGGGCCGCACGGCCTGCGCAAGCAGGCGGAGAGCGCCGACCACCTCGGGCTGGGCAGCTCCGTGCCCGCGACGTGCTTCCCGCCGGCCACCGCCCTGGCCTCGACGTGGGACGTGGACCTGATCGGGCGCGTCGGCCGGGCGCTGGGCGTCGAGACCCGCGCGAACGCCGTCGGCGTGCTGCTGGGCCCCGGGGTCAACATCAAGCGGTCGCCGCTGTGCGGGCGGAACTTCGAGTACTTCTCGGAGGACCCGGTGCTCGCCGGCGACCTGGCGGCGGCGCTCGTCGAGGGCGTCCAGTCGCAGGGCGTCGGCACGTCGCTCAAGCACTTCGCGGCGAACAACCAGGAGACCGACCGCATGCGCGTCTCGGCCGACGTGGACGAGCGCACGCTGCGCGAGATCTACCTGCCGGCGTTCGAGCGCGTGGTCACGCGCACGCAGCCGTGGACCGTCATGTGCTCGTACAACCGGGTCAACGGCACGTACGCCTCGCAGAACCCGTGGCTGCTGACCGACCTGCTGCGCGGCGAGTGGGGCTTCGAGGGCCTCGTGGTGTCGGACTGGGGCGCCGTCGTCGACCGGGTCGCGGCGGTCGCCGCCGGGCTCGACCTGGAGATGCCGGCGACCGGCGGCCGGACCGACGCGCTGGTCGTGGAGGCCGTGCGCGACGGCCGGCTGGACGAGGCGGTGCTCGACGTCGCGGTCCGCCGGGTGCTCACGATGGTCGCCCGCGCGCAGGCCGCGCTGGCCGACCCCGGGACCGTCGACGTCGACGCGCACCACGCGCTGGCCCGCGAGGCGGCGGCCGACGGCTCCGTGCTGCTGAAGAACGACCCCGTCGACGGCACCCCCGTGCTGCCGCTGTCCCGCGAGGACGCCGCGGCGGCCGTCGTCATCGGGGAGTTCGCCCGCACGCCGCGCTACCAGGGCGCCGGCTCGTCGCAGGTGAACCCGACGCGGCTCGACGACGCTCTGACCGCGCTGCGCGCCGCCGTCGGCACCCAGCTGCCGTTCGCGCCCGGGTTCGCGGTGGCCGGCGCGCCGGGCTCGCAGGACGCGGACGACGCGGCGCTGCTGGCGGAGGCCGTCGAGGCGGCGCGGGGCGCCGGGACGGTGCTGCTGTTCCTCGGGCTGCCCGCCCCGGACGAGTCGGAGGGCTACGACCGCACGCACCTGGGGCTCCCCGCCAACCAGCTCGCCGTGCTGCGCGCCGTCGCCGCGGTCAACCCCCGCGTCGTCGTGGTGCTCGCGAACGGCTCCGCGGTGACCGTGGAGTGGCAGGACGACGCCGCCGCCGTGCTGGAGACGTGGCTCGGCGGCCAGGCCGGCGGCTCGGCCGTCGCGGACCTGCTGCTGGGCGTCCGGAACCCGTCCGGGCGGCTCGCGGAGACCGTCCCGCACCGCCTCGAGGACACCCCGGCCTTCGGCAGCTTCCCGGGCGAGGCCGGCCACGTCCGCTACGGCGAGGGCGTCCTGGTGGGGTACCGCTGGTACGACACCCGCCTGCTGGACGTCGCGTACCCGTTCGGCCACGGTCTGTCGTACACGACGTTCGCGTACTCCGGCGTCCGCGCCGAGGTCAGCGGCGAGGGCGCGGCCTCGTCCGTCGAGGTGACCGTGACGGTGACGAACACCGGCGCGGTCGCGGGCGCGGAGACCGTCCAGGTGTACGTGGGCGACCCCGACGCCGCGGTCGTCCGGCCGACCCGGGAGCTCAAGGCGTTCGCCAAGGTCGCGCTGGAGCCCGGCGAGTCCCGCACGGTCGCCGTGACGCTCGGCGCGCGCGACCTGTCGTACTGGCACCCCGGCCTGCGGCGCTGGGTGGTCGGCGGCGGCCGCACGGTCGTCGAGGTCGGCGCCTCCTCGCGGGACGTCCGCGGTACGGCGGAGGTGACCGTGACCGGTGAGCCGCTGTGGAGCGAGGTCACCGCGGACTCCACGGTGAACGAGTGGCTCGCCCACCCGGTCGGCGCACGCCTGCTGGGGCCGGAGCTCACGTCCGCGACCGCCGACCTCGACCCGGGGATGCTCGCGATGATCGGCGACATGCCGGTGCGCGTGGTCGTCGGGTTCGGCATGGCGGGCTTCGACCTGGCGCGGCTCGACGCCCTGGTCGCGGAGGCGCGCGCGGCCTGA
- a CDS encoding TetR/AcrR family transcriptional regulator translates to MAVDVERGYAKGRAKRREIIDRAVTLFGEVGYRGASLREIAGRCGISHPGLLHHFPTKEALLLAVLEHRDEVDSVWVAGGDDDDPVSGLRRLVELVERNTGRRPIVELYAVLSAEATSADHPAHDYFQDRYRRALAAVRSAYERAREAGALRDGVEPGTAARHLVALMDGLQVQWLLDDGATDMVAVVRAHVSAQLVRPL, encoded by the coding sequence ATGGCGGTCGACGTGGAGCGCGGCTACGCCAAGGGCCGCGCCAAGCGGCGGGAGATCATCGACCGGGCGGTGACCCTGTTCGGGGAGGTCGGCTACCGCGGCGCCTCCCTGCGCGAGATCGCCGGGCGCTGCGGCATCTCCCACCCCGGGCTGCTGCACCACTTCCCGACGAAGGAGGCGCTCCTCCTCGCCGTGCTCGAGCACCGCGACGAGGTCGACAGCGTCTGGGTGGCCGGCGGGGACGACGACGACCCGGTCTCCGGCCTGCGGCGCCTGGTCGAGCTCGTGGAGCGCAACACCGGGCGCCGCCCGATCGTCGAGCTGTACGCGGTGCTCTCCGCGGAGGCGACGTCGGCGGACCACCCCGCGCACGACTACTTCCAGGACCGGTACCGCCGCGCGCTGGCCGCGGTCCGGTCGGCCTACGAGCGGGCGCGCGAGGCCGGCGCGCTCCGGGACGGCGTGGAACCCGGCACGGCGGCGCGGCACCTCGTGGCGCTCATGGACGGGCTGCAGGTGCAGTGGCTGCTGGACGACGGCGCCACGGACATGGTGGCCGTCGTCCGCGCCCACGTGAGCGCCCAGCTCGTCCGGCCGCTCTGA
- a CDS encoding DUF4190 domain-containing protein produces the protein MADPYAYPEPYYAPGWGPPPAATDGVSVAALVTGVLGVGPAALVLGVLGLRRTRGGTRRGRGLAVAGTALGAVGTLAWAALLALGVGTALATRPLPADVAEPVDARAVQLVTGSCLAELPADGPVDRVRVVPCADVHAAQVVTEYDFGRDASWPGRDAAAARVSAACELTAAEESAGYRMVAWSPSASSWARGDRTGLCVLVPPSPEAGSALDASR, from the coding sequence GTGGCGGATCCGTACGCCTACCCCGAGCCGTACTACGCGCCCGGCTGGGGTCCGCCGCCGGCGGCCACGGACGGGGTCTCGGTGGCGGCGCTCGTCACCGGGGTGCTGGGGGTGGGACCGGCGGCGCTGGTGCTCGGGGTGCTCGGGCTGCGGCGCACGCGCGGCGGGACGCGCCGCGGGCGGGGGCTCGCGGTCGCGGGCACCGCGCTCGGGGCCGTCGGCACGCTCGCGTGGGCGGCGCTCCTGGCGCTCGGCGTCGGCACCGCCCTGGCCACGCGGCCGCTGCCCGCGGACGTCGCGGAGCCGGTGGACGCGCGGGCCGTGCAGCTCGTGACCGGCAGCTGCCTCGCGGAGCTGCCGGCGGACGGCCCGGTGGACCGCGTCCGCGTGGTGCCGTGCGCGGACGTGCACGCGGCGCAGGTCGTCACGGAGTACGACTTCGGCCGGGACGCGTCGTGGCCCGGCCGGGACGCGGCCGCGGCGCGGGTGTCGGCGGCGTGCGAGCTGACGGCGGCGGAGGAGTCGGCGGGCTACCGGATGGTCGCCTGGTCCCCGAGCGCGTCGTCGTGGGCGCGCGGCGACCGCACGGGGCTGTGCGTGCTCGTCCCGCCCTCCCCGGAGGCGGGCTCGGCGCTGGACGCCTCCCGGTAG
- a CDS encoding DUF4190 domain-containing protein, protein MTTPDPGTPAPGSEPPATPSTPPTPEATGWTPASPYGAPEAPPVAGGWTPGPQDAGPAAGDPYAVGGSGADPYATAPPSTGDPYPGGSYPGGSYPGGSYPGAPQTGDPYAGDPYAGSQYAGAPYGGSPSPAASAPYPATPYAAAPYAQGPYAQAPYPAGPYAAGPYGQPSWVTPAPATDGLAIAALILSCAGFLVGLTAPVGLGMGIAALRRTRRTGAQGRGLAIAAIVVGAVITACLLAWVVLMVFAFSQFAVDPYGSGY, encoded by the coding sequence ATGACGACGCCCGACCCCGGCACCCCCGCGCCCGGCTCCGAGCCTCCCGCCACACCCTCGACGCCCCCGACGCCCGAGGCGACGGGGTGGACGCCCGCCTCGCCGTACGGCGCACCCGAGGCGCCGCCGGTCGCGGGCGGCTGGACGCCCGGGCCGCAGGACGCCGGCCCCGCAGCCGGGGACCCGTACGCGGTCGGGGGCTCCGGCGCCGACCCGTACGCCACCGCCCCGCCGTCCACGGGCGACCCGTACCCGGGAGGCTCGTACCCGGGAGGCTCGTACCCCGGCGGCTCGTACCCGGGAGCGCCGCAGACGGGTGACCCGTACGCGGGTGACCCGTACGCGGGCTCCCAGTACGCGGGCGCCCCGTACGGCGGCTCGCCGTCCCCGGCCGCGAGCGCCCCCTACCCCGCCACCCCCTACGCCGCCGCTCCGTACGCCCAGGGCCCGTACGCCCAGGCCCCGTACCCCGCGGGGCCGTACGCCGCCGGGCCGTACGGCCAGCCGTCCTGGGTCACCCCCGCCCCCGCGACGGACGGGCTGGCGATCGCCGCGCTCATCCTCAGCTGCGCGGGGTTCCTCGTCGGGCTGACGGCCCCGGTGGGCCTCGGCATGGGCATCGCCGCGCTGCGCCGCACCCGCCGCACGGGCGCGCAGGGCCGCGGGCTGGCGATCGCCGCGATCGTCGTGGGAGCGGTCATCACGGCGTGCCTGCTCGCGTGGGTGGTGCTCATGGTGTTCGCGTTCTCGCAGTTCGCCGTCGACCCGTACGGCTCCGGCTACTGA
- a CDS encoding exodeoxyribonuclease III, with protein sequence MRLATWNVNSVRTRVDRVVAFLERTGTDVLAMQETKCKDEQFPREAFEAAGYEVVTSGFSQWNGVAIASRVGITDVEHAFAGQPGWGEDPVTEARALGASCGGVRVWSLYVPNGREVGDPHFDYKLRWLAALQQEAGRWIEEDPALPLALVGDWNVAPLDTDVWDISLFAGRTHVTPAERDAFAAFAAAGYTEVSREHLPAEHTYTYWDYQQLRFPRNEGMRIDFTWASPALAVRVTGASIERVERKGKAPSDHVPVVLDIADAA encoded by the coding sequence ATGCGCCTCGCCACCTGGAACGTCAACTCCGTCCGGACCCGCGTCGACCGCGTCGTCGCGTTCCTGGAGCGCACCGGCACCGACGTGCTGGCGATGCAGGAGACGAAGTGCAAGGACGAGCAGTTCCCCCGCGAGGCGTTCGAGGCCGCCGGGTACGAGGTCGTGACGAGCGGGTTCAGCCAGTGGAACGGGGTCGCGATCGCGTCGCGCGTCGGCATCACGGACGTCGAGCACGCCTTCGCCGGCCAGCCCGGCTGGGGCGAGGACCCGGTCACGGAGGCCCGCGCCCTCGGGGCGAGCTGCGGCGGCGTGCGCGTGTGGAGCCTCTACGTGCCGAACGGGCGCGAGGTGGGCGACCCGCACTTCGACTACAAGCTGCGCTGGCTCGCCGCCCTGCAGCAGGAGGCCGGCCGCTGGATCGAGGAGGACCCCGCGCTGCCGCTGGCGCTGGTCGGCGACTGGAACGTCGCCCCGCTCGACACCGACGTGTGGGACATCTCGCTGTTCGCCGGGCGGACGCACGTCACGCCCGCCGAGCGGGACGCCTTCGCCGCGTTCGCCGCCGCCGGCTACACCGAGGTCTCCCGCGAGCACCTGCCCGCGGAGCACACCTACACCTACTGGGACTACCAGCAGCTCCGGTTCCCGCGGAACGAGGGCATGCGCATCGACTTCACCTGGGCGTCCCCCGCGCTCGCGGTGCGCGTGACCGGCGCGAGCATCGAGCGCGTGGAGCGCAAGGGCAAGGCCCCGTCCGACCACGTCCCCGTGGTGCTGGACATCGCCGACGCGGCGTGA
- a CDS encoding SDR family NAD(P)-dependent oxidoreductase — MGTALITGASAGLGLEFAWQLATARHDVVLVARDTGRLERLASQLRAAAGVHAEVLTADLTDRADVERVAERLRATERRVGLLVNNAGLGIGQRFVGGDLAREEAALDLMVRAVLVLSHAAAGAMTERGRGAILNVASVAALTAGGTYAAAKAWVRTFTEGLAVELEGTGVTATALCPGLTHTEFHDRAGLRAAESYPEIAWLSADRVVATALADVRRGAVISTPSLRYQVASGLLRAMPRSVVRRLGDVRPDRD; from the coding sequence ATGGGAACCGCACTCATCACCGGCGCGAGCGCCGGACTGGGACTCGAGTTCGCGTGGCAGCTCGCCACCGCCCGGCACGACGTGGTCCTGGTGGCCCGGGACACCGGGCGGCTGGAGCGGCTCGCGTCGCAGCTGCGCGCGGCCGCGGGGGTCCACGCCGAGGTGCTGACGGCCGACCTCACGGACCGCGCGGACGTCGAGCGCGTGGCGGAGCGGCTGCGGGCGACCGAGCGGCGGGTCGGGCTGCTCGTGAACAACGCGGGCCTGGGGATCGGGCAGCGGTTCGTCGGCGGCGACCTGGCGCGCGAGGAGGCGGCGCTCGACCTCATGGTGCGCGCCGTGCTCGTCCTGTCCCACGCCGCCGCGGGGGCGATGACGGAGCGCGGCCGCGGCGCGATCCTCAACGTCGCGTCGGTGGCGGCGCTCACCGCCGGCGGCACCTACGCGGCGGCGAAGGCCTGGGTGCGCACCTTCACGGAGGGCCTGGCCGTCGAGCTCGAGGGCACGGGCGTCACGGCCACGGCGCTGTGCCCGGGCCTGACGCACACCGAGTTCCACGACCGCGCCGGGCTGCGCGCGGCGGAGTCGTACCCGGAGATCGCGTGGCTGTCCGCCGACCGGGTGGTCGCCACCGCGCTCGCGGACGTGCGGCGCGGCGCGGTCATCTCGACGCCGAGCCTGCGCTACCAGGTGGCGTCGGGCCTGCTGCGGGCCATGCCGCGCTCGGTGGTGCGCCGCCTGGGCGACGTCCGGCCGGACCGCGACTGA
- the pyrE gene encoding orotate phosphoribosyltransferase, with product MSPTPREQLRDLIVELAVVRGTVTLSSGRQADYYVDLRRVTLHHRAAPLVGHVLLDRLEEVGLGTADVEAVGGLTLGADPVATALLHAAASRGQDLDAFVVRKEAKAHGMQRRIEGPDIAGRPVVVLEDTSTTGASPIAAVEAAREAGADVRGVAVIVDRATGAREKIEALGVPYHYLFDLADLGLA from the coding sequence ATGTCCCCGACCCCGCGCGAGCAGCTGCGCGACCTGATCGTCGAGCTCGCGGTCGTGCGCGGCACGGTCACGCTGTCCTCCGGGCGACAGGCCGACTACTACGTCGACCTGCGGCGCGTGACGCTGCACCACCGGGCGGCCCCGCTGGTCGGCCACGTGCTGCTCGACCGGCTGGAGGAGGTCGGGCTGGGCACGGCGGACGTCGAGGCGGTCGGCGGCCTGACGCTCGGTGCCGACCCCGTCGCGACGGCCCTGCTGCACGCGGCGGCGTCGCGGGGGCAGGACCTCGACGCGTTCGTGGTCCGCAAGGAGGCCAAGGCGCACGGCATGCAGCGCCGCATCGAGGGGCCGGACATCGCGGGCCGCCCGGTGGTCGTGCTCGAGGACACCTCGACGACGGGTGCCTCGCCGATCGCCGCGGTGGAGGCCGCCCGGGAGGCCGGCGCGGACGTCCGCGGGGTCGCGGTGATCGTCGACCGCGCGACCGGCGCGCGCGAGAAGATCGAGGCGCTCGGGGTGCCGTACCACTACCTGTTCGACCTGGCGGACCTCGGCCTGGCCTGA
- a CDS encoding YwiC-like family protein produces MTATDRPRAPRRRVPRARVPRAWVPNQHGAWAMVVAPPVVGALLAGPRGLHALLLAAWLAAYCAYFALTQWLRSGRRRRYRDPVLGYGVATAVLGLPLVAAQPALLRWAPAFALLLGASLRYAARRADRSYGNDLVTIAAAALMTVVAAGLLDRPEGWWPPGADDPRAWTAAGLLAAYLVGTVPYVKSMIRERGRPATARLSAGYHAALLAGAVVLAAAGRPAGVAGVALVVVAAGLLARAVLLPRRGRVRPAVVGAGEVVATLAVTAVTLAAV; encoded by the coding sequence GTGACCGCGACCGACCGGCCCCGTGCCCCGCGCCGCCGGGTGCCGCGGGCCCGGGTGCCGCGGGCCTGGGTGCCGAACCAGCACGGCGCCTGGGCGATGGTCGTCGCCCCGCCCGTGGTCGGCGCCCTGCTCGCCGGTCCGCGCGGGCTGCACGCGCTGCTGCTGGCCGCGTGGCTCGCGGCGTACTGCGCGTACTTCGCGCTCACGCAGTGGCTGCGGTCGGGCCGCCGGCGCCGCTACCGGGACCCCGTGCTCGGGTACGGCGTCGCGACCGCGGTGCTGGGCCTCCCGCTCGTCGCCGCCCAGCCCGCGCTGCTGCGCTGGGCGCCCGCGTTCGCGCTGCTGCTGGGCGCGAGCCTGCGGTACGCGGCGCGACGGGCCGACCGGTCGTACGGGAACGACCTCGTGACGATCGCGGCGGCCGCGCTCATGACGGTGGTCGCGGCCGGCCTCCTGGACCGGCCGGAGGGCTGGTGGCCGCCCGGGGCGGACGACCCGCGCGCGTGGACGGCGGCCGGCCTGCTCGCGGCGTACCTGGTCGGCACCGTGCCGTACGTGAAGTCGATGATCCGGGAGCGCGGTCGGCCGGCGACCGCCCGCCTGTCCGCCGGGTACCACGCGGCCCTGCTCGCGGGCGCGGTCGTGCTGGCGGCGGCCGGCCGCCCGGCCGGCGTCGCCGGGGTCGCGCTCGTGGTCGTCGCCGCCGGGCTGCTCGCCCGCGCGGTGCTGCTGCCCCGGCGCGGGCGCGTGCGGCCCGCGGTGGTCGGTGCCGGCGAGGTGGTCGCGACGCTCGCGGTGACGGCCGTGACGCTCGCCGCGGTCTGA
- a CDS encoding HAD-IIA family hydrolase, translated as MTRPIVSWLSDMDGVLVHEGVALPGAADFVRALRDGDHRFLVLTNNSIFTPRDLRARLAASGIDLAEESLWTSALATAQFLTDQVPGGSAYVIGEAGLTTALYEAGYTLTSAEPDFVVLGETRTYSFEAITRAIRLVQGGARFIATNPDVTGPSAEGDLPATGAVAAMITAATGRQPYFVGKPNPMMIRSALNRIDAHSETTAMIGDRMDTDVVAGIEAGLRTFLVLTGSTRAEDVGRYPFRPTRVLDSVADLVPRVPEWAVAGV; from the coding sequence GTGACCCGGCCCATCGTGTCCTGGCTGTCCGACATGGACGGCGTGCTGGTGCACGAGGGCGTGGCGCTGCCGGGCGCCGCGGACTTCGTGCGGGCGCTGCGCGACGGCGACCACCGGTTCCTGGTGCTGACGAACAACTCCATCTTCACGCCGCGGGACCTGCGGGCCCGGCTCGCCGCGTCCGGCATCGACCTGGCCGAGGAGTCGCTGTGGACGTCCGCGCTGGCGACGGCGCAGTTCCTCACCGACCAGGTGCCGGGCGGCTCGGCGTACGTCATCGGCGAGGCCGGCCTGACGACCGCCCTGTACGAGGCCGGCTACACGCTGACCTCCGCGGAGCCGGACTTCGTGGTGCTCGGCGAGACCCGCACCTACTCGTTCGAGGCGATCACGCGGGCGATCCGCCTGGTGCAGGGCGGCGCGCGGTTCATCGCGACGAACCCCGACGTCACGGGCCCGAGCGCGGAGGGCGACCTGCCCGCCACCGGCGCGGTCGCCGCCATGATCACCGCGGCCACGGGCCGGCAGCCGTACTTCGTGGGCAAGCCGAACCCGATGATGATCCGCTCCGCGCTCAACCGCATCGACGCCCACTCCGAGACCACCGCGATGATCGGCGACCGCATGGACACCGACGTCGTCGCGGGCATCGAGGCCGGGCTGCGGACGTTCCTGGTGCTCACCGGCTCCACCCGCGCGGAGGACGTCGGCCGCTACCCGTTCCGGCCGACGCGGGTGCTGGACTCGGTGGCGGACCTGGTCCCCCGGGTGCCCGAGTGGGCCGTCGCCGGCGTCTGA
- a CDS encoding VTT domain-containing protein, which produces MPVSTALAAMLPALGPQPALLPDWLDAENLISSFGSYALVGIVIVVFIETGLLFPFLPGDSLLFTAGMLVAHQELDFPLWLLCLLLFGAAFLGDQLAYFIGHKAGPRLFSRPDSKIFKQQYIDQTYKYFDKYGGRTIIVARFVPIVRTYAPVAAGVGKMSYRHFVSFNVIGALLWGVGVTLLGYVLGNVTFVKDNIEVLLVLIVLVSVVPIGIEVLRGRREARRNAATGGRDPRYDEPEERAAVERKVFEQ; this is translated from the coding sequence ATGCCTGTGTCGACCGCGCTCGCGGCCATGCTGCCCGCCCTCGGACCCCAGCCCGCCCTGCTGCCGGACTGGCTGGACGCCGAGAACCTGATCTCCTCGTTCGGGTCGTACGCGCTGGTCGGCATCGTCATCGTCGTGTTCATCGAGACGGGGCTGCTGTTCCCGTTCCTGCCGGGCGACTCCCTGCTGTTCACGGCGGGCATGCTCGTCGCGCACCAGGAGCTCGACTTCCCGCTGTGGCTGCTGTGCCTGCTGCTGTTCGGGGCGGCGTTCCTCGGCGACCAGCTCGCGTACTTCATCGGGCACAAGGCCGGCCCGCGGCTGTTCAGCCGGCCGGACTCGAAGATCTTCAAGCAGCAGTACATCGACCAGACGTACAAGTACTTCGACAAGTACGGCGGCCGGACCATCATCGTCGCCCGCTTCGTCCCGATCGTGCGCACGTACGCCCCGGTCGCCGCGGGCGTCGGGAAGATGAGCTACCGCCACTTCGTGTCGTTCAACGTCATCGGCGCGCTGCTGTGGGGCGTGGGCGTCACGCTGCTCGGCTACGTGCTCGGCAACGTCACGTTCGTCAAGGACAACATCGAGGTGCTGCTGGTCCTCATCGTGCTCGTGTCGGTGGTCCCCATCGGCATCGAGGTGCTGCGGGGCCGCCGGGAGGCCCGCCGCAACGCCGCCACCGGCGGCCGCGACCCCCGCTACGACGAGCCGGAGGAGCGCGCCGCCGTCGAGCGCAAGGTGTTCGAGCAGTGA
- the purT gene encoding formate-dependent phosphoribosylglycinamide formyltransferase: protein MTTPDAPAPAAPVTLGTPLTPGATRALLLGAGELGKEVAIELQRLGVEVVAVDRYPHAPAMQVAHRSHVVDMLDPDALRAVLDAERPHVVVPEIEAIATQVLADVEATGVRVVPTARATRLTMDREGIRRLAAEELGLPTSPYRFVDDLDALRAAVDEVGLPCVVKPVMSSSGKGQSVVRTAEDVVAAWRAAQTGGRATAADGAAVRVIVEGFVAFDSEITLLTVRHAGGTTFCEPVGHVQVDGDYRESWQPAPLPPGTLAEAQRVAAAVTEALGGWGLFGVELFVVGDRVLFSEVSPRPHDTGLVTLASQDLSEFALHARAVLGLPAGDVLALGPSASCAVLAEGTGVPEFTGVDAALAVPTAQVRLFGKPSVAGRRRVAVTVARGADVAEARDRARTAAAALTVTLG from the coding sequence GTGACGACCCCCGACGCGCCCGCGCCCGCCGCCCCCGTGACCCTCGGCACGCCCCTGACGCCCGGCGCGACGCGCGCGCTGCTGCTGGGCGCCGGCGAGCTCGGCAAGGAGGTCGCGATCGAGCTGCAGCGCCTCGGCGTCGAGGTGGTGGCCGTCGACCGCTACCCGCACGCGCCGGCGATGCAGGTCGCGCACCGGTCGCACGTGGTCGACATGCTCGACCCGGACGCGCTGCGGGCGGTGCTGGACGCCGAGCGCCCGCACGTCGTGGTGCCGGAGATCGAGGCGATCGCGACGCAGGTGCTCGCCGACGTGGAGGCGACGGGCGTCCGGGTGGTGCCCACGGCGCGCGCGACGCGGCTGACGATGGACCGCGAGGGGATCCGGCGGCTCGCCGCCGAGGAGCTGGGGCTGCCGACGTCGCCCTACCGGTTCGTCGACGACCTCGACGCCCTGCGCGCGGCGGTCGACGAGGTCGGCCTGCCGTGCGTCGTGAAGCCGGTCATGTCGTCCTCCGGCAAGGGCCAGTCCGTGGTGCGCACGGCCGAGGACGTGGTGGCCGCGTGGCGCGCCGCGCAGACCGGGGGCCGGGCGACCGCCGCCGACGGCGCCGCGGTGCGGGTGATCGTCGAGGGGTTCGTCGCGTTCGACTCCGAGATCACGCTGCTGACCGTGCGGCACGCCGGGGGCACGACGTTCTGCGAGCCCGTCGGGCACGTGCAGGTGGACGGCGACTACCGCGAGTCCTGGCAGCCGGCGCCGCTGCCGCCCGGCACGCTCGCGGAGGCGCAGCGGGTCGCCGCCGCGGTCACGGAGGCGCTCGGCGGCTGGGGGCTGTTCGGCGTCGAGCTGTTCGTGGTCGGCGACCGGGTGCTGTTCTCCGAGGTCTCGCCCCGCCCGCACGACACCGGGCTGGTCACGCTCGCGTCCCAGGACCTGTCGGAGTTCGCGCTGCACGCCCGGGCGGTGCTGGGGCTGCCGGCCGGCGACGTGCTGGCGCTCGGGCCGTCGGCGTCGTGCGCGGTGCTCGCCGAGGGCACGGGGGTCCCCGAGTTCACCGGCGTCGACGCGGCGCTCGCGGTGCCCACCGCGCAGGTGCGGCTGTTCGGCAAGCCGTCGGTCGCGGGGCGCCGGCGCGTCGCGGTCACGGTGGCCCGCGGCGCGGACGTGGCCGAGGCCCGCGACCGGGCGCGTACGGCCGCGGCGGCCCTGACCGTCACGCTGGGCTGA